One Solanum lycopersicum chromosome 2, SLM_r2.1 genomic region harbors:
- the LOC101253542 gene encoding uncharacterized protein isoform X2: MSRLSFRPRPLDIHKKLPIVKSVKDFEDDDSQSNTRNQIIRLAAEAADIETSSKKFIPEIPIPEYVVVDTYERDYSRTFAQPTSYIHARGARAEIGEFVEYDLDNEDEDWLQDLNRERKALAAEKLETILHKLEVLDHKARERAGVITPTLNSPIPVLLSFDASVEALQSLTIKYGVFQSIYTYWKDKRERWQKPILRRLQPPPPVSDTNPYNVFRPREKAHRLHTRRMQRRENNVQSFEKLRQVRRSLDQSKTILEALIKREEKKREVVESEVSLQRLQMKHKNEIELFEDTLALPGFPSFPSMFGSSEEEYVDSDDAAISRPHAQFDVSPNLTFVDSKPVMVSAGSMRQERELKRRHVPPGWLHKLDPNEPLLLFTKPLDPEKLAAASIKPPGSSMENGLAGRTFNSRGRIGRGGRIVFDRWNPLMHTPIESADALNSAHP; the protein is encoded by the exons ATGAGTAGACTCTCATTTAGGCCACGCCCACTTGACATTCACAAGAAGTTACCTATTGTAAAATCTGTAAAGGATTTTGAAGATGATGATTCACAGTCCAATACCCGCAATCAAATCATTCGTCTAGCTGCCGAAGCGGCAGATATTGAG ACTTCTAGCAAGAAGTTTATTCCTGAAATACCTATACCCGAGTATGTGGTGGTGGATACATATGAAAGAGATTATTCACGCACTTTTGCACAGCCAACATCTTATATACATGCTAGAGGAG CCCGAGCCGAGATTGGAGAATTTGTTGAGTACGATCTTGACAATGAGGATGAAGATTGGCTTCAAGACCTAAACAGAGAGAGGAAGGCTCTTGCAGCTGAAAA GTTGGAGACCATTCTGCACAAATTAGAGGTGTTAGATCACAAGGCCCGAGAAAGAGCAGGAGTGATTACTCCTACTCTTAACTCACCTATCCCGGTGCTTCTAAGTTTCGATGCTTCTGTTGAG GCATTGcaatctctaacaatcaaatATGGAGTTTTCCAGTCAATTTATACTTACTGGAAAGACAAG CGGGAACGGTGGCAGAAGCCTATTCTTCGGCGTTTGCAG CCTCCTCCACCTGTTAGTGATACCAATCCATATAATGTATTTAGGCCAAGGGAGAAGGCTCACAGACTTCACACAAGGAGG ATGCAAAGGAGGGAAAACAATGTGCAGTCATTTGAAAAGCTTCGCCAG GTTAGGCGCAGCCTTGACCAATCAAAGACCATTCTTGAGGCTCTCATTAAG AGAGAGGAGAAGAAACGAGAAGTTGTGGAGAGTGAGGTTAGTCTTCAGAGACTTCAGATGAAACACAAG AACGAAATTGAGCTTTTCGAGGACACGTTGGCTCTTCCTGGATTTCCTTCCTTCCCAAGTATGTTTGGTTCAAGTGAAGAGGAATATGTTGACTCGGATGATGCTGCTATTAGCCGTCCACATGCTCAGTTTGATGTCTCGCCAAATCTTACCTTCGTTGACTCAAAGCCAGTGATGGTGTCTGCTGGAAGCATGAGGCAAGAGCGAGAGTTGAAACGTCGACATGTCCCACCTGGATGGCTCCACAAATTG GATCCAAATGAGCCACTTCTCCTGTTTACTAAACCTCTTGATCCAGAAAAATTGGCAGCTGCAAGTATCAAACCTCCAGGTTCTTCAATGGAAAATGGCCTAGCTGGACGCACATTCAATTCTCGTGGAAGGATTGGTCGAGGTGGCAGAATAGTGTTTGATAGATGGAACCCACTTATGCATACTCCAATTGAGAGTGCCGATGCATTAAATTCTGCTCATCCCTGA
- the LOC101253542 gene encoding uncharacterized protein isoform X1 — MSRLSFRPRPLDIHKKLPIVKSVKDFEDDDSQSNTRNQIIRLAAEAADIEVQQTSSKKFIPEIPIPEYVVVDTYERDYSRTFAQPTSYIHARGARAEIGEFVEYDLDNEDEDWLQDLNRERKALAAEKLETILHKLEVLDHKARERAGVITPTLNSPIPVLLSFDASVEALQSLTIKYGVFQSIYTYWKDKRERWQKPILRRLQPPPPVSDTNPYNVFRPREKAHRLHTRRMQRRENNVQSFEKLRQVRRSLDQSKTILEALIKREEKKREVVESEVSLQRLQMKHKNEIELFEDTLALPGFPSFPSMFGSSEEEYVDSDDAAISRPHAQFDVSPNLTFVDSKPVMVSAGSMRQERELKRRHVPPGWLHKLDPNEPLLLFTKPLDPEKLAAASIKPPGSSMENGLAGRTFNSRGRIGRGGRIVFDRWNPLMHTPIESADALNSAHP; from the exons ATGAGTAGACTCTCATTTAGGCCACGCCCACTTGACATTCACAAGAAGTTACCTATTGTAAAATCTGTAAAGGATTTTGAAGATGATGATTCACAGTCCAATACCCGCAATCAAATCATTCGTCTAGCTGCCGAAGCGGCAGATATTGAG GTACAACAGACTTCTAGCAAGAAGTTTATTCCTGAAATACCTATACCCGAGTATGTGGTGGTGGATACATATGAAAGAGATTATTCACGCACTTTTGCACAGCCAACATCTTATATACATGCTAGAGGAG CCCGAGCCGAGATTGGAGAATTTGTTGAGTACGATCTTGACAATGAGGATGAAGATTGGCTTCAAGACCTAAACAGAGAGAGGAAGGCTCTTGCAGCTGAAAA GTTGGAGACCATTCTGCACAAATTAGAGGTGTTAGATCACAAGGCCCGAGAAAGAGCAGGAGTGATTACTCCTACTCTTAACTCACCTATCCCGGTGCTTCTAAGTTTCGATGCTTCTGTTGAG GCATTGcaatctctaacaatcaaatATGGAGTTTTCCAGTCAATTTATACTTACTGGAAAGACAAG CGGGAACGGTGGCAGAAGCCTATTCTTCGGCGTTTGCAG CCTCCTCCACCTGTTAGTGATACCAATCCATATAATGTATTTAGGCCAAGGGAGAAGGCTCACAGACTTCACACAAGGAGG ATGCAAAGGAGGGAAAACAATGTGCAGTCATTTGAAAAGCTTCGCCAG GTTAGGCGCAGCCTTGACCAATCAAAGACCATTCTTGAGGCTCTCATTAAG AGAGAGGAGAAGAAACGAGAAGTTGTGGAGAGTGAGGTTAGTCTTCAGAGACTTCAGATGAAACACAAG AACGAAATTGAGCTTTTCGAGGACACGTTGGCTCTTCCTGGATTTCCTTCCTTCCCAAGTATGTTTGGTTCAAGTGAAGAGGAATATGTTGACTCGGATGATGCTGCTATTAGCCGTCCACATGCTCAGTTTGATGTCTCGCCAAATCTTACCTTCGTTGACTCAAAGCCAGTGATGGTGTCTGCTGGAAGCATGAGGCAAGAGCGAGAGTTGAAACGTCGACATGTCCCACCTGGATGGCTCCACAAATTG GATCCAAATGAGCCACTTCTCCTGTTTACTAAACCTCTTGATCCAGAAAAATTGGCAGCTGCAAGTATCAAACCTCCAGGTTCTTCAATGGAAAATGGCCTAGCTGGACGCACATTCAATTCTCGTGGAAGGATTGGTCGAGGTGGCAGAATAGTGTTTGATAGATGGAACCCACTTATGCATACTCCAATTGAGAGTGCCGATGCATTAAATTCTGCTCATCCCTGA